The following proteins come from a genomic window of Excalfactoria chinensis isolate bCotChi1 chromosome 6, bCotChi1.hap2, whole genome shotgun sequence:
- the NKX1-2 gene encoding LOW QUALITY PROTEIN: NK1 transcription factor-related protein 2 (The sequence of the model RefSeq protein was modified relative to this genomic sequence to represent the inferred CDS: inserted 1 base in 1 codon) has product MAALPPPLPPPRRPLXLLPAAHSASPAPRRRFREEAAAEAAPVQQHKISFSILDILDPQKFTRRSEAAAGSGGSACRSGEQEKSLARVEVGKGAAQHESGRNKLEADDARTPAESGAEAAVEEGQPAAGAGSASCSAAPGPEEPGSPRGSRRRRAETSCAKPRRARTAFTYEQLVALENKFRATRYLSVCERLNLALSLSLTETQVKIWFQNRRTKWKKQHPGADGAAAPTPPTASRCSPSPPRPAALPGQTFPSYAAASALFPTASPFPLGGPGGGPFAPFLGPAYLGPFYAPHL; this is encoded by the exons ATGGCTGCGCTGCCCCCTCCTCTGCCCCCACCCCGCCGCCCGC TCCTCCTCCCCGCAGCTCACTCCGCGTCTCCAGCGCCCAGGCGGAGGTTCCgcgaggaggcggcggcggag GCGGCCCCCGTCCAGCAGCATAAGATCTCCTTCTCCATCCTAGACATCCTGGATCCTCAGAAATTCACCCGGAGAAGCGAAGCGGCCGCGGGGAGCGGGGGCAGCGCCTGCCGCTCgggagagcaggagaaaagtTTGGCAAGAGTTGAAGTAGGAAAAGGCGCTGCTCAGCACGAGAGCGGGAGGAATAAACTAGAGGCGGATG ATGCGCGCACCCCGGCGGAGAGCGGCGCGGAGGCAGCGGTCGAGGAGGGGCAGCCAGCGGCCGGCGCCGGCTCCGCTTCGTGCTCCGCAGCCCCGGGGCCGGAGGAGCCGGGCTCGCCGCGAGGCAGCAGGAGGCGTCGGGCCGAGACGAGCTGCGCCAAACCGCGGCGAGCGCGGACGGCTTTCACCTACGAGCAGCTGGTGGCTTTGGAGAACAAATTCCGCGCAACCCGGTACCTGTCGGTGTGCGAACGCCTCAACCTGGCGCTCTCCCTCAGCCTCACCGAGACGCAGGTGAAGATCTGGTTCCAGAACCGTCGAACCAAGTGGAAGAAGCAGCATCCCGGAGCCGACGGAGCGGCCGCCCCCACGCCCCCCACCGCCTCCCGCTGCTCCCCCAGCCCACCGCGCCCCGCAGCGCTGCCCGGGCAGACTTTCCCCTCGTACGCCGCCGCCAGCGCTCTCTTCCCGACCGCTTCTCCCTTCCCCCTGGGCGGGCCGGGCGGCGGACCCTTCGCTCCCTTCCTGGGGCCCGCGTACCTCGGGCCCTTCTACGCCCCGCACCTCTGA